Proteins encoded together in one Apium graveolens cultivar Ventura unplaced genomic scaffold, ASM990537v1 ctg7100, whole genome shotgun sequence window:
- the LOC141703783 gene encoding uncharacterized protein LOC141703783, translating into MALYGEVVTDKKVVEKILISLTDKYDAMVSIIEETKDINTLKSGELMASLQSHEQRLMRHSEKSIESALQCKLNLNKKESPSQSYNGGVSSRGGMFNRGRGRGQRGRGKSNYNRCLGDASETNKCEICKRSSHTEKDCWFIGKPQCHHCKKFGHLQKDCRFKNQQQVNVSEEKEDGYAVFYANCQVTKEKSRTTWLLDSGCSNHMTGDITIFTKIDKSITAEVKMGNGILVQARGKRQKYDMYSNKRWHTIH; encoded by the coding sequence ATGGCTTTGTACGGTGAAGTGGTTACCGATAAGAAAGTTGTTGAAAAAATTCTGATTAGCTTGACTGATAAATATGATGCTATGGTGTCCATTATTGAAGAAACCAAAGATATTAACACATTAAAATCTGGTGAGTTGATGGCATCATTACAGTCCCATGAACAAAGATTGATGAGACACTCCGAAAAATCCATTGAAAGTGCTTTGCAATGTAAGCTCAACTTAAACAAAAAGGAATCACCGTCTCAGAGTTATAATGGAGGAGTATCATCAAGAGGTGGCATGTTCAatagaggaagaggaagaggccAAAGAGGAAGAGGAAAAAGTAATTATAACAGATGTTTAGGTGATGCAAGTGAAACAAACAAGTGTGAAATATGCAAACGAAGTAGCCATACGGAGAAGGATTGCTGGTTCATAGGGAAGCCTCAATGTCATCATTGTAAGAAATTTGGACATTTGCAAAAAGATTGCAGGTTCAAAAATCAGCAGCAAGTGAATGtatctgaagaaaaagaagatgGATATGCAGTCTTTTATGCAAATTGTCAGGTCACAAAAGAGAAAAGTAGAACTACTTGGTTATTGGACAGCGGGTGTAGCAATCACATGACCGGAGACATCACAATATTTACAAAGATTGATAAAAGTATTACCGCTGAAGTGAAAATGGGAAATGGCATATTGGTTCAGGCAAGAGGCAAGAGGCAAAAGTACGATATGTATTCAAACAAAAGATGGCATACGATACATTAA
- the LOC141703788 gene encoding tubby-like protein 8 has translation MQMNEPEFILGSRSMEPADSEHSSSLKIWDYSDSESALASSWSTIPNRTLLCRPLPVDIGWCTCVVVKEKCVEGIHGGSLYTVYTNEGHGRQSKICSGSPQEA, from the exons ATGCAAATGAATGAACCTGAATTTATACTTGGATCAAGAAGTATGGAGCCTGCTGATTCAGAGCACTCGAGTTCGTTGAAGATTTGGGATTATTCGGATTCTGAGTCTGCTCTGGCTTCTTCCTGGTCTACTATTCCCAATAG GACATTGTTGTGCAGGCCTTTGCCAGTGGACATTGGGTGGTGCACTTGTGTGGTTGTGAAAGAAAAATGTGTAGAAGGAATACATGGGGGCAGTTTGTACACCGTTTACACTAAT GAGGGTCATGGAAGACAATCGAAAATTTGCAGTGGCTCGCCACAAGAGGCATAA